In Centroberyx gerrardi isolate f3 chromosome 11, fCenGer3.hap1.cur.20231027, whole genome shotgun sequence, the following are encoded in one genomic region:
- the LOC139915979 gene encoding heart- and neural crest derivatives-expressed protein 1-like, whose translation MNLIGGYQHHHHLMHETFPFVQRCHQDAPYFQSWVVNHGEMPPDFQIQPPYPAAELGAPGATHDARLEGLPAGMAKRRASGPKKERRRTESINTAFAELRECIPNVPADTKLSKIKTLRLATSYIAYLMDVLAKDSGETEGFKAEIKKYDNRDMKRKRELTEGLQESLGNEKKLKGRTGWPQQVWALELNQ comes from the exons ATGAACCTCATCGGCGGCTACCAGCATCACCACCACCTGATGCACGAAACCTTCCCGTTCGTCCAGCGGTGCCACCAGGACGCGCCGTACTTCCAGAGCTGGGTGGTGAACCACGGAGAGATGCCCCCGGACTTCCAGATCCAGCCGCCCTACCCGGCCGCGGAGCTCGGAGCGCCGGGAGCGACGCACGACGCCCGGCTGGAGGGGCTGCCGGCGGGCATGGCGAAGAGGAGAGCGTCGGGGCCGAAGAAGGAGCGCCGGAGGACGGAGAGCATCAACACCGCTTTCGCCGAGCTGAGGGAGTGCATCCCCAACGTCCCGGCGGACACGAAACTGTCTAAAATTAAAACTTTACGCCTGGCGACCAGTTACATCGCCTACCTGATGGACGTCCTGGCCAAAGACTCCGGGGAGACGGAGGGGTTTAAGGCCGAAATTAAGAAATATGACAACCGGGATATGAAAAGGAAACGGGAGCTG ACTGAAGGCCTGCAGGAGTCTTTAGGAAACGAGAAGAAGCTGAAGGGCCGGACCGGCTGGCCGCAGCAGGTCTGGGCTCTGGAGCTCAACCAGTGA